DNA sequence from the Halobellus ruber genome:
GCGTGTGCTAGTCCAAGCGGTTCTCCTTGGACGATATAGGTGATTTCGACACCCCAGTCGCTACCGTCACCGAAGTACTCTTGAATCTCATCTCGACCTTTGTTGCCGAGAATGATACCGATCTCATCGATTTCCGCTTCAACTAGGTCATCGACGGCATACTCAAGAACTGGCTTATTAGCGATTGGGACGAGTTGCTTGGGGCCAGTATGGGTAATCGGACGCAGACGGGATCCCGTGCCGCCTGCAAGTATAACTCCTTTCATAGATTACTCGTGCGGGGGCTCTTCCCAGTCAAGCGGGATTTTGTCCGTATCGTAGGGAAGGCGCTCCTCGTCAGGATTCTCGTAGTCATAGAGGTTCGTCGGGAAATTAAGTAACAGAACCCGTTCGTCACCGACTGTTTTGAACCCGTGCCAGCAGTCCCCTGGAACACGGATCACGTTCATATTTCCTTCCCCAACAATGTAAGTATCAACTTCGCCTTGTGTAGGTGAGTCCTCGCGGTCATCGTAGATGCCGATCTTTGCCTTTCCACGGGGGACGACAAAGTGGTCAATCTGACCGCGGTGGTGGCGATGCCACGCACGGATGATTCCCGGGTACGTCTCGGAAAAGTAGGACATTGTTGGTTCGTCCTCTCCCTGGAAGAACTCCCAGTCTGAGCGCCAGATTTCCGTGAGACATCCGCGCTCGTCCGCATTAATCTGGAGTTCTTCTATTTCCACATCGTGTATCATACGCGTTCACTATGGCCGAAGTTTTAATCCCACTTACTGTTTGTGATGCCAGCCATACCGTTATTAGATAGAGCAGAACACTCAAGATGTTACCATAGTATGCCAACATATGTCTGAATACGATGTGGCCATCGTCGGAGGGGGTGTGTTGGGTGCTCCGTCGCATATCACTTAGCAGGTCAAGCTGACTTGAATATCTGTATCGTCGAGAAAGAACATCACCTTGCCGAACATCAGAGCGGACGTAACTCCGGTGTGCTCCATCCTGGGTTCAATTACCCTCCCGGTTCGCTGAAGGCGAAATTCGCAACCGAAGGAGCCCGCCGAATGAAAGAGTACTGTGAGGAGAACGATATCCCTCTCGAAAACTATAGCGGCGTTTGCAAGTCTTCGCTCACTCGATCGCACGCCGTCGTGCGATCGGATGTGCAATCAGTTGCAAACGCTACTATAGGTGTTCTTGTCGTCGCAACGGATCAAGAGGAACGAGAACGACTAACTGAAATCCGAGAACAGGCGGAAGAAAACAGGGTTGAGACGGAAATCTTAGAGACCAGAGAGGAAATCCAAGAGCACGAACCACACGCTGCCGGCGAAGCTGCCCTCTACTGCCCTGAAGCCGCCTCTGTTGACTCACAAAAGTACGTCTATTCACTTGCGGGCGACGCAGAGGACCGTGGCGTTGACTTTTATACCGGCTATGAGGTGAAGAAAATCAAAACAGCTGACGATACATACCACCTTCTCACCTCAAACGGAACAATCAGCGCGTCCCATCTCGTGAATGCTGCTGGACTATACGCTGACGAACTTGCCCATCAGATGGGCGTTGGAGAAGAGTATCAAATCGTGCCGTTCCGCGGCGAATACTACGAACTCGTCCCTCAAAAGCGTGATCCGGTGAATACGATGATTTACCCCACGCCAGATCCCGAAATCCCGTTCTTAGGGGTTCACTTCACGCGATGAACCGACGACAAGGTGATTATCGGTCCGAATGCCGTGCTCGCGTTCGGACGGGAGGCGTACGAAAACACCCAATTCGATATTTCAGAATTAGCATCGACACTCAAGTACGAAGGTTTCTGGAAGCTTCTGGCGTCGCCGAAGATGATTGGCGTCGCGCTCAACGAGTTGAACAAGTCGTATCGAAAAGAAGCGTTCATTGAGGCATCGTAGTCTCTTGTCCCAGAAATTGAAACCGAGGACTTCGGAAA
Encoded proteins:
- a CDS encoding dTDP-4-dehydrorhamnose 3,5-epimerase family protein; translation: MIHDVEIEELQINADERGCLTEIWRSDWEFFQGEDEPTMSYFSETYPGIIRAWHRHHRGQIDHFVVPRGKAKIGIYDDREDSPTQGEVDTYIVGEGNMNVIRVPGDCWHGFKTVGDERVLLLNFPTNLYDYENPDEERLPYDTDKIPLDWEEPPHE
- a CDS encoding NAD(P)/FAD-dependent oxidoreductase codes for the protein MNICIVEKEHHLAEHQSGRNSGVLHPGFNYPPGSLKAKFATEGARRMKEYCEENDIPLENYSGVCKSSLTRSHAVVRSDVQSVANATIGVLVVATDQEERERLTEIREQAEENRVETEILETREEIQEHEPHAAGEAALYCPEAASVDSQKYVYSLAGDAEDRGVDFYTGYEVKKIKTADDTYHLLTSNGTISASHLVNAAGLYADELAHQMGVGEEYQIVPFRGEYYELVPQKRDPVNTMIYPTPDPEIPFLGVHFTR